From the Oryza glaberrima chromosome 5, OglaRS2, whole genome shotgun sequence genome, one window contains:
- the LOC127774053 gene encoding protein PSK SIMULATOR 1-like has protein sequence MGGLCSKVSAVDKSPSDTTLVRDQIVDPEPALTKRAKSPVVEEATAKRVEDQQQSFAFLESVVPGLAVYNGADAGQAGSRTPQLARTLSQKAGLGKTKAGAAKVSEVSSLLGRAGTVGLGKAVEVLDTLGSSMSSLNTSSGFISAAKGDKISILAFEVANTIVKGSNLMRALSKTNIKHLKEVVLYSEGVQHLISKDMDELHKIAATDKREELEIFSKEVVRFGNRCKNPQWHSLDRYFEKLASERTPQHRLKEDAESVMQQLIICVQYTAELYHELHTLDRFEQDCRRKQQELDGLGSRGDSLHMLKQDVKSQTKHVKSLKKRSLWSKNLEEVMEKLVDIVHFLHLEINNAFGLADSEAPQEPAKHHNRLGPAGLALHYANIINQIDTLVSRSSLIPPTTRDTLYQGLPLTIKSALRSKLQSFEVKEELTASQIKAEMEKTLRWLVPIANNTTKAHHGFGWVGEWANTGSELNCKLSGQMDLTRIETLYHAEKEKVDGHILELVVWLHHLISKSKNANGGVRSPIKSPVRSPTQKGITLMPDKSNSSSPILTQEDKDMLKNVKFRKFVPGISKSQEFDTKSRHSKQIRLIKSNSQSPTSGSRKDLLSLRRSSMLPVIDFQMDRTKALDLIDRLDGLKKQ, from the exons ATGGGTGGCCTCTGCTCAAAGGTTTCAGCGGTAGACAAGTCCCCGAGCGACACCACGCTTGTTCGGGACCAGATAGTTGATCCTGAGCCTGCCTTGACAAAGCGGGCTAAGTCGCCTGTGGTTGAAGAGGCAACGGCGAAGCGGGTGGAAGACCAGCAGCAGTCTTTTGCATTCTTGGAGAGCGTTGTTCCCGGGCTTGCTGTTTACAATGGTGCAGATGCCGGTCAGGCCGGGTCTAGGACACCACAACTGGCCCGGACTCTGTCGCAGAAGGCTGGTTTGGGCAAGACTAAGGCCGGTGCTGCAAAG GTTTCAGAAGTGAGCTCCCTTTTAGGCAGGGCTGGCACTGTTGGTCTTGGAAAAGCAGTGGAGGTTCTAGATACTCTTGGTAGTAGCATGTCAAGTTTAAATACTAGCAGTGGTTTTATATCGGCAGCAAAGGGAGATAAAATATCTATTTTGGCTTTCGAGGTGGCAAATACTATTGTTAAAGGTTCCAATCTAATGCGTGCACTCTCAAAGACCAACATAAAGCACCTCAAAGAAGTGGTGCTTTATTCAGAAGGTGTTCAACACCTTATATCCAAAGATATGGATGAATTACACAAGATTGCAGCAACTGACAAAAG GGAAGAGTTAGAAATCTTTTCAAAAGAAGTTGTTCGATTTGGAAATCGTTGCAAGAATCCTCAATGGCACAGCTTGGACCGCTACTTTGAAAA ATTGGCATCGGAACGAACTCCTCAGCATCGCCTGAAAGAAGATGCAGAATCAGTGATGCAGCAATTGATTATTTGTGTGCAATATACAGCT GAATTATATCATGAATTGCATACTTTGGATAGATTTGAACAAGACTGTCGTCGTAAACAGCAAGAACTGGATGGTTTGGGTTCAAGAG GTGATAGTCTGCATATGCTAAAGCAGGATGTCAAGAGTCAAACTAAGCATGTTAAAAGTCTGAAGAAGAGGTCACTTTGGTCCAAGAATTTGGAAGAG GTGATGGAAAAGCTCGTAGACATTGTTCATTTCTTACATTTGGAGATCAATAATGCCTTTGGCCTCGCTG ACAGTGAAGCGCCACAAGAACCAGCTAAACACCACAATAGATTGGGACCAGCAGGCCTTGCATTGCATTATGCAAATATCATCAATCAGATTGATACTCTT GTTTCTCGATCAAGTTTGATCCCTCCCACTACAAGGGATACACTATACCAAGGTTTGCCGCTGACTATCAAATCAGCTCTCCGTTCGAAGCTACAATCCTTTGAAGTCAAAGAAGAG CTTACAGCTTCTCAAATCAAAGCTGAAATGGAGAAGACTTTGCGATGGCTTGTCCCTATTGCAAATAATACAACGAA AGCACACCATGGCTTCGGTTGGGTTGGAGAGTGGGCAAATACAGG ATCTGAGCTGAACTGCAAGCTATCAGGGCAGATGGACTTAACCCGAATCGAAACACTATATCATGCTGAGAAGGAAAAGGTTGATGGCCATATCCTTGAGCTTGTCGTGTGGCTCCATCATCTCATCAGTAAATCCAAAAATGCCAATGGAGGTGTAAGGTCTCCCATCAAGTCTCCCGTCCGTTCACCAACACAAAAGGGTATCACCTTGATGCCAGACAAGTCGAACAGTTCATCGCCAATCCTCACACAAGAGGATAAGGATATGCTGAAGAATGTTAAGTTCCGGAAATTCGTCCCTGGAATAAGCAAGAGTCAAGAGTTTGACACAAAGTCAAGACATAGCAAACAGATTAGACTGATAAAGAGCAACAGTCAATCTCCAACCAGTGGCAGTAGGAAAGACTTGCTTTCACTCAGGAGATCATCCATGCTTCCTGTCATCGACTTCCAGATGGATAGGACCAAAGCTTTGGACTTAATCGACCGGCTTGATGGTCTGAAAAAACAATGA
- the LOC127774057 gene encoding DAR GTPase 3, chloroplastic, whose product MAAASLAPPTASFSPAPAPGRVKAAAPLLSRRPPGRFLLRVASESSSISGDTLLGLYEKERLSHSLYANEDYDKEMFWENLDADLRYWTRSLRPVQWYPGHIAKTEKELKEQLKLMDVVIEVRDARIPLATSHPKMDAWLGNRKRIIVMNREDMVSNEDRNAWASYFANQGTKVVYSNGQLGMGTMKLGRMAKSLASTVNTKRREKGLLPRAVRAGIVGYPNVGKSSLINRLLKRRMCPAAPRPGVTRELKWVRFGSDLELLDSPGILPMRISDQTAAIKLAICDDIGERSYDFADVAAILVQLLVRHPAVGPEAFRRRYRLDMDSDCGKMFVTKLSVHLFNGDASQAAFRILSDYRKGKFGCVALERPPT is encoded by the exons ATGGCAGCCGCTTCCTTGGCTCCGCCCACCGCCTccttctcgccggcgccggcgccggggagggTTAAGGCGGCGGCGCCTTTGCTCTCCAGGAGGCCTCCCGGGCGGTTCCTTCTCAGGGTGGCCAGCGAATCCTCCTCG ATTTCTGGTGACACGCTGCTGGGATTGTATGAGAAAGAGAGGTTAAGCCACTCGCTATATGCTAACGAAGATTACGACAAAGAGATGTTCTGGGAAAACTTGGATGCGGATTTGCGCTACTGGACCAGATCCCTGCGCCCAGTGCAG TGGTATCCTGGTCATATTGCGAAAACGGAGAAGGAACTGAAAGAACAGCTAAAGCTTATGGATGTTGTCATAGAGGTCCGCGACGCAAGGATTCCCTTGGCAACCAGCCATCCTAAG ATGGATGCCTGGCTAGGCAATCGGAAAAGGATCATAGTCATGAATCGCGAAGACATGGTGTCAAATGAGGACAGAAATGCATGGGCCTCTTACTTTGCTAATCAGGGTACCAAAGTTGTTTACTCAAACGGGCAGCTGGGCATG GGTACAATGAAATTAGGTAGGATGGCAAAATCACTAGCATCTACTGTGAACACAAAGCGAAGAGAGAAGGGGTTACTTCCTCGTGCG GTTCGAGCTGGAATAGTTGGATATCCAAATGTTGGCAAATCTTCCTTAATTAATCGCTTGCTAAAACGAAGAATGTGTCCAGCAGCGCCTAGACCAGGTGTTACAAGAGAGCTGAA GTGGGTTCGTTTTGGAAGTGATTTAGAGCTATTAGATTCACCTGGCATTTTGCCAATGCGAATAAGTGACCAGACAGCTGCAATCAAACTTGCTATATGTGATGATATAGGAGAAAGGTCGTATGACTTTGCTGATGTGGCAGCGATTCTCGTACAGTTATTAGTGAGACATCCAGCTGTAG GCCCTGAAGCGTTTCGAAGACGCTATAGGCTTGACATGGACAGCGATTGTGGTAAAAT GTTTGTGACAAAGCTCTCTGTTCACTTGTTCAATGGAGATGCCAGCCAAGCAGCCTTCCGCATCTTGTCTGACTACCGGAAAGGCAAATTTGGCTGCGTGGCCCTGGAGAGACCCCCAACATGA
- the LOC127773674 gene encoding probable magnesium transporter NIPA6, whose amino-acid sequence MSRAPPDAAGDLFAANLKGSLLAVASSAFIGVSFIVKKKGLRRAGAAGPRAGVGGYGYLLEPLWWVGMITMLIGEIANFVAYMFAPAVLVTPLGALSIIVSAVLAHFILNEKLQRMGVLGCVLCIVGSTVIILHAPEEETPSSVEQIWHLATQPAFLCYVAFALVVSLILMAHCAPRYGQTNIAVYIGICSVIGSLTVMSIKAVGIAIKLTIEGINQAGYFQTWLFATVSAICIIIQLIYLNKALDTFNTAVVSPIYYAMFTSLTILASAIMFKDWSGQSISSIASEICGFLTVLSGTVVLHSTREYDQTISPDLYTPLPPIYWHIQGNGETVKQKEDDSLSADFITVVRQDYFV is encoded by the exons ATGAGTCGCGCCCCtccggacgccgccggcgacctcttCGCCGCCAACCTCAAGggctccctcctcgccgtcgcctcctccgcgtTCATCGGGGTCAGCTTCATTGTCAAGAAGAAggggctccgccgcgccggcgccgccggcccccGCGCAG GTGTTGGAGGCTATGGATACCTCTTGGAGCCTCTCTGGTGGGTTGGAATGATTACAA TGCTCATTGGTGAGATTGCAAATTTCGTGGCTTACATGTTCGCACCGGCTGTTCTGGTTACTCCCCTCGGCGCTCTCAGCATAATTGTTAG TGCTGTTCTAGCCCATTTCATCCTGAATGAGAAGCTGCAACGGATGGGAGTGCTGGGCTGCGTGCTCTGTATAGTCGGATCAACAGTGATCATCCTTCATGCTCCTGAAGAGGAGACACCGAGCTCAGTGGAGCAGATTTGGCACCTGGCGACACAACCTG CCTTTCTTTGCTATGTGGCCTTTGCACTGGTGGTCTCACTGATCTTGATGGCGCATTGTGCTCCCCGCTATGGGCAGACCAACATAGCAGTGTATATAGGAATATGCTCTGTGATTGGATCTCTGACG GTAATGAGCATAAAGGCAGTTGGTATTGCAATCAAGCTTACAATTGAGGGCATAAACCAGGCTGGCTATTTCCAAACTTGGTTATTTGCAACTGTTTCAGCTATATGCATAATTATTCAGTTAATTTACCTGAACAAG GCACTGGACACTTTCAATACCGCAGTTGTGTCCCCCATCTATTATGCGATGTTTACATCCCTCACTATTTTAGCAAGTGCCATAATGTTCAAG GATTGGTCTGGACAGAGTATAAGCAGTATTGCTTCTGAGATCTGTGGATTTCTTACTGTGCTTTCTGGTACCGTTGTATTGCATTCTACAAGAGAATATGATCAAACTATTTCTCCAG ACCTTTATACTCCTCTTCCCCCAATATACTGGCATATCCAAGGGAACGGTGAGACGGTGAAACAAAAAGAGGATGATTCACTCTCTGCTGACTTCATCACCGTGGTGCGACAAGATTACTTTGTCTAA
- the LOC127773672 gene encoding amidophosphoribosyltransferase, chloroplastic-like: protein MAAAAAAASTSRLLLLRHHHHAAADGSKQQQQLRYSSKPSSLALPRLRLLPAAGALLPDRVTPFSYEEDDESDDHPREECGLVGVVGDPDASSLCYLGLQKLQHRGEEGAGIVAVGGDGKLKSVTGLGLVADVFGDPARLASLPGPAAIGHVRYSTAGAAASLRNVQPFLAGYRFGQVAVAHNGNLVNYQALRNKLEARGSIFNTSSDTEVILHLIATSLSRPLLSRICDACERLAGAYSLLFLTADKMFAVRDPHGFRPLVLGRRRNGAVAFASETCALDLIEATYEREVEPGEVVVVDRRDMSVSSACLVPHRPRRSCVFEHIYFALPNSVVFSHAVHERRTAFGRALAEESPAAGADVVIPVPDSGFYAALGFARASGLEFQQGLIRWHYSGRSFIQPTQAIRDLAVKLKLAPVHGVIRGKSVVVVDDSLVRGTTSSKIVRLLRDAGAREVHMRIASPPVVGSCLYGIDTPSEGELISNRMDLEGVRREIGSDSLAFLSLGKLHSIYGAEAEGYCDACFSRNYPVLPTLPEPVVELEE from the coding sequence atggccgccgccgccgccgccgcgtcaacgtcgcgcctcctcctcctccgccaccaccaccacgccgccgccgacgggtcgaagcagcagcagcagctcaggTATTCCTCCAAGCCGTCTTCTCTCGCTCTGCCCCGGCTGCGCCTTTTGCCGGCGGCCGGGGCGCTGCTGCCCGACCGGGTCACCCCGTTCTCctacgaggaggacgacgagtccgacGACCACCCGCGCGAGGAGTGCGGGCTGGTCGGGGTCGTGGGGGACCCCGACGCGTCGTCGCTCTGCTACCTCGGGCTGCAGAAGCTGCAGCACCGCGGGGAGGAGGGTGCCGGGATTGTCGCCGTCGGGGGTGACGGGAAGCTCAAGTCGGTCACCGGgctcggcctcgtcgccgacgtgtTCGGTGACCCCGCACGGCTGGCGTCGCTCCCCGGGCCAGCCGCCATCGGGCACGTGAGGtactccaccgccggcgccgccgcgtcgctgcgGAACGTGCAGCCGTTCCTGGCCGGGTACAGGTTCGGGCAGGTCGCCGTCGCGCACAACGGCAACCTCGTCAACTACCAGGCGCTGCGGAACAAGCTGGAGGCGAGGGGCTCCATCTTCAACACCTCGTCGGACACGGAGGTCATCCTCCACCTCATCGCGACGTCGCTGTCGCGGCCGCTGCTGTCCCGCATCTGCGACGCGTGCGAGCGCCTCGCGGGGGCCTACTCGCTGCTGTTCTTGACGGCCGACAAGATGTTCGCCGTGCGCGACCCGCACGGGTTCCGCCCGCTGgtgctcggccgccgccgcaacggCGCCGTCGCGTTCGCGTCGGAGACCTGCGCGCTGGACCTCATCGAGGCGACCTACGAGCGCGAGGTGGAGCCCGGGGAGGTGGTCGTCGTCGACCGCCGCGACATGTCCGTCTCCTCAGCGTGCCTCGTCCCgcaccgcccccgccgctccTGCGTCTTCGAGCACATCTACTTCGCCCTCCCAAACTCCGTCGTCTTCTCGCACGCCGTCCACGAGCGCCGCACCGCCTTCGGCCGCGCGCTCGCGGAGGAGTCCCCCGCCGCGGGCGCCGACGTGGTCATCCCGGTTCCCGACTCGGGGTTCTACGCCGCGCTCGGGTTCGCGCGCGCGTCGGGGCTGGAGTTCCAGCAGGGCCTCATCCGGTGGCACTACAGCGGCCGCAGCTTCATCCAGCCGACGCAGGCGATCCGCGACCTCGCCGTGAAGCTCAAGCTGGCACCGGTCCACGGCGTGATCCGCGGGAagagcgtggtggtggtggacgacTCCCTGGTGCGCGGCACCACCTCGAGCAAGATCGTGCGGCTGCTCCGCGacgccggcgcgcgcgaggTGCACATGCGGATCGCGAGCCCGCCGGTGGTGGGCTCGTGCCTGTACGGCATCGACACGCCCAGCGAGGGGGAGCTCATCTCCAACCGGATGGACCTCGAGGGCGTCCGCCGCGAGATCGGCAGCGACTcgctcgccttcctctcgcTCGGCAAGCTCCACAGCATCTacggcgccgaggcggagggCTACTGCGACGCCTGCTTCTCGCGCAACTACCCCGTGCTGCCCACGCTGCCCGAGCCGGTCGTAGAGCTTGAGGAGTGA
- the LOC127773673 gene encoding protein NRT1/ PTR FAMILY 5.10-like → MASGSTDLLLPRAGAARRRPATGGWRSALFIIWVEVAERFAYYGVSSNLISYLTGPFGETTAAAAAAVNAWSGAASMLPLLGAAVADSWLGRYRTIVASSVLYITGLGLLALSSTFSSPQSQQCSSSGDGRQVCRSSSVQRAFFYVSLYLVAIAQSGHKPCVQAFGADQFDATDPGESSSRSTFFNWWYLGLCASATVTAAVMSYVQDNVGWGLGFGVPGMVMLLGLLVFLLGTRTYRFYDGGGSGAFSGVGEAVRAWRKSRRRGEGGGGATVEAEHGELAEEVRGMARLFPIWATCLLYGVLFAQPPTLFTKQAATLDRRIGPSSSFQVPPAALQSFLGVSIIPCVLLYEHVLVPAARRATGVATGITMLQRIGAGIAMCAVTLLVAALVEMRRLSAARDADPGAAVPMSLWWMVPQYVLFGAADVFAMVGMQEFFYDQVPGALKSLGLALYLSVLGVGSFISSFLISAIDVVTRRDGGTSWFDDDLNRGHLDYFYLLLAALTVLDLLAYVYFSMSYIYRRKVVDVQ, encoded by the exons ATGGCGTCGGGCTCCaccgatctcctcctcccccgcgccggcgccgcacgccgccgccccgccaccGGCGGCTGGAGGTCCGCGCTGTTCATAATCT gggtggaggtggcggagcgGTTCGCCTACTACGGCGTCTCGTCCAACCTGATCAGCTACCTGACCGGCCCTTTCGGGGagaccaccgcggcggcggcggcggccgtgaacGCGTGGTCCGGCGCCGCGTCGATGCTGCCgctgctcggcgccgccgtcgccgactcgTGGCTCGGCCGGTACCGCAccatcgtcgcctcctccgtGCTCTACATCACG GGACTGGGCTTGCTAGCGTTGTCGTCCACGTTCTCGTCGCCTCAGAGCCAACAATGCAGCTCCTCCGGCGATGGCCGGCAAGTTTGCCGGTCTTCCTCCGTGCAGAGGGCCTTCTTCTACGTCTCTCTCTATTTGGTGGCCATCGCCCAGAGCGGCCACAAGCCGTGCGTCCAGGCGTTCGGCGCCGACCAGTTCGACGCGACGGACCCCGGCGAGTCGTCGTCGCGGAGCACCTTCTTCAACTGGTGGTACCTCGGGCTCTGCGCCAGCGCGACCGTCACGGCGGCGGTGATGAGCTACGTGCAGGACAACGTCGGCTGGGGCCTCGGCTTCGGCGTGCCGGGCATGGTGATGCTGCTCGGGCTCCTGGTGTTCCTGCTCGGGACGAGGACGTACCGGTtctacgacggcggcggctccggcgcgttctccggcgtcggcgaggccgtCAGGGCGTGGAGGaagagccggcggcgaggagaaggcggcggcggcgccacggttGAGGCGGAGCACGGCGAGCTCGCGGAGGAGGTGAGGGGGATGGCGAGGCTGTTCCCGATATGGGCGACGTGCCTGCTCTACGGCGTGCTGTTCGCGCAGCCGCCGACGCTGTTCACGAAGCAGGCGGCGACGCTGGACCGGAGGATcgggccgtcgtcgtcgttccagGTGCCACCCGCGGCGCTGCAGAGCTTCCTCGGCGTCAGCATCATCCCCTGCGTGCTGCTCTACGAGCACGTCCTGGTGCCCGCGGCGCGCAGGGCCACCGGCGTCGCCACCGGGATCACCATGCTGCAGCGGATCGGCGCGGGCATAGCGATGTGCGCGGTGACGCTGCTGGTCGCCGCGCTCGTCGAGATGAGGCGGCTGAGCGCGGCGAGGGACGCCGACCCCGGCGCGGCGGTGCCGATGAGCCTGTGGTGGATGGTGCCGCAGTACGTGCTGTTCGGCGCGGCGGACGTGTTCGCCATGGTCGGGATGCAGGAGTTCTTCTACGACCAGGTGCCCGGCGCGCTCAAGAGCCTCGGCCTCGCGCTCTACCTGAGCGTCCTCGGCGTCGGCAGCTTCATCAGCAGCTTCCTCATCTCGGCCATCGACGTCGTCACGAGGAGGGACGGCGGCACCAGCTGGTTCGACGACGACCTCAACCGGGGACATCTCGACTACTTCTACCTGCTTCTTGCCGCGCTCACCGTGCTGGATCTTCTTGCTTACGTATATTTTTCGATGTCTTATATTTACAGGAGAAAGGTTGTCGATGTTCAATGA